Proteins from a genomic interval of Oreochromis aureus strain Israel breed Guangdong linkage group 6, ZZ_aureus, whole genome shotgun sequence:
- the LOC116310072 gene encoding CD209 antigen-like protein E isoform X1, translating into MLLQRNGITKQNKFVLKYESDMDCENGADTSTSKRKLCRLVVLSFALLCILQATLNISLRLAFYSSDTTTTTTTTTTTTTTTTTTTTTPDCEAIIKNWTKQQDMKMNELDESRYIQQRWIYFNHSLYYVSSTTNTWNDSREDCLQRGADLVIINSREEQNFIREFKKRTWIGLTDAAKEQTWKWVDGTTLTISFWDTDEPNSYEGIDEDCAEIFFYIRENSWNDTPCGRKNVWICEKKM; encoded by the exons ATGCTTCTCCAGAGGAATGGCATTACAAAG CAAAATAAGTTTGTTCTTAAATACGAATCTGACATGGATTGTGAAAATGGAGCTGATACTTCGACCAGTA aaagaaaactctGCAGACTGGTTGTTTTGAGCTTTGCACTTCTGTGTATTCTTCAAGCTACACTCAACATTTCACTGCGACTGGCTTTTT ACAGTTCtgatacaacaacaacaacaacaacaacaacaacaacaacaacaacaacaacaacaacaacaacaacaccagaTTGTGAGGCCATTATTAAAAACTGGACTAAACAACAAgacatgaaaatgaatgaattagaTGAGT CTCGCTATATCCAACAACGATGGATATACTTCAACCACAGTTTATATTACGTTTCATCTACTACAAACACCTGGAATGACAGCAGAGAGGACTGTCTGCAGAGAGGGGCAGACCTGGTGATTATCAACAGCAGAGAGGAACAG AACTTCATAAGAGAGTTTAAAAAACGGACATGGATTGGACTGACTGACGCAGCAAAAGAACAGACATGGAAATGGGTGGATGGGACTACACTTACCATCAG TTTCTGGGACACTGACGAGCCCAACAGTTATGAAGGAATTGATGAAGATTGTGCAGAAATCTTTTTCTATATAAGAGAAAACTCCTGGAATGACACACCGTGTGGCAGAAAAAATGTCtggatttgtgaaaaaaaaat GTAG
- the LOC116310072 gene encoding CD209 antigen-like protein A isoform X3, with product MLLQRNGITKQNKFVLKYESDMDCENGADTSTSKRKLCRLVVLSFALLCILQATLNISLRLAFYSSDTTTTTTTTTTTTTTTTTTTTTPDSRYIQQRWIYFNHSLYYVSSTTNTWNDSREDCLQRGADLVIINSREEQNFIREFKKRTWIGLTDAAKEQTWKWVDGTTLTISFWDTDEPNSYEGIDEDCAEIFFYIRENSWNDTPCGRKNVWICEKKM from the exons ATGCTTCTCCAGAGGAATGGCATTACAAAG CAAAATAAGTTTGTTCTTAAATACGAATCTGACATGGATTGTGAAAATGGAGCTGATACTTCGACCAGTA aaagaaaactctGCAGACTGGTTGTTTTGAGCTTTGCACTTCTGTGTATTCTTCAAGCTACACTCAACATTTCACTGCGACTGGCTTTTT ACAGTTCtgatacaacaacaacaacaacaacaacaacaacaacaacaacaacaacaacaacaacaacaacaacaccagaTT CTCGCTATATCCAACAACGATGGATATACTTCAACCACAGTTTATATTACGTTTCATCTACTACAAACACCTGGAATGACAGCAGAGAGGACTGTCTGCAGAGAGGGGCAGACCTGGTGATTATCAACAGCAGAGAGGAACAG AACTTCATAAGAGAGTTTAAAAAACGGACATGGATTGGACTGACTGACGCAGCAAAAGAACAGACATGGAAATGGGTGGATGGGACTACACTTACCATCAG TTTCTGGGACACTGACGAGCCCAACAGTTATGAAGGAATTGATGAAGATTGTGCAGAAATCTTTTTCTATATAAGAGAAAACTCCTGGAATGACACACCGTGTGGCAGAAAAAATGTCtggatttgtgaaaaaaaaatgtag
- the LOC116310072 gene encoding CD209 antigen-like protein A isoform X2 encodes MDCENGADTSTSKRKLCRLVVLSFALLCILQATLNISLRLAFYSSDTTTTTTTTTTTTTTTTTTTTTPDCEAIIKNWTKQQDMKMNELDESRYIQQRWIYFNHSLYYVSSTTNTWNDSREDCLQRGADLVIINSREEQNFIREFKKRTWIGLTDAAKEQTWKWVDGTTLTISFWDTDEPNSYEGIDEDCAEIFFYIRENSWNDTPCGRKNVWICEKKM; translated from the exons ATGGATTGTGAAAATGGAGCTGATACTTCGACCAGTA aaagaaaactctGCAGACTGGTTGTTTTGAGCTTTGCACTTCTGTGTATTCTTCAAGCTACACTCAACATTTCACTGCGACTGGCTTTTT ACAGTTCtgatacaacaacaacaacaacaacaacaacaacaacaacaacaacaacaacaacaacaacaacaacaccagaTTGTGAGGCCATTATTAAAAACTGGACTAAACAACAAgacatgaaaatgaatgaattagaTGAGT CTCGCTATATCCAACAACGATGGATATACTTCAACCACAGTTTATATTACGTTTCATCTACTACAAACACCTGGAATGACAGCAGAGAGGACTGTCTGCAGAGAGGGGCAGACCTGGTGATTATCAACAGCAGAGAGGAACAG AACTTCATAAGAGAGTTTAAAAAACGGACATGGATTGGACTGACTGACGCAGCAAAAGAACAGACATGGAAATGGGTGGATGGGACTACACTTACCATCAG TTTCTGGGACACTGACGAGCCCAACAGTTATGAAGGAATTGATGAAGATTGTGCAGAAATCTTTTTCTATATAAGAGAAAACTCCTGGAATGACACACCGTGTGGCAGAAAAAATGTCtggatttgtgaaaaaaaaatgtag